In Nitrososphaerota archaeon, the following are encoded in one genomic region:
- a CDS encoding lysine biosynthesis protein LysW translates to MKCSECDAQINVPDDAVSGEIVTCPDCGLNYEVVKNEDGVLLKPAESVSEDWGE, encoded by the coding sequence ATGAAATGTAGCGAATGTGACGCCCAGATAAATGTGCCAGACGACGCGGTTTCAGGCGAAATCGTCACCTGCCCTGACTGCGGTCTAAACTACGAAGTAGTCAAGAACGAAGACGGCGTACTTCTCAAACCAGCTGAAAGCGTGAGCGAAGACTGGGGCGAATAG